In Oncorhynchus tshawytscha isolate Ot180627B linkage group LG08, Otsh_v2.0, whole genome shotgun sequence, the genomic window GACGGGGAACCGGTACAGTCTTCCACGGTCACAGTGGCCATACTGGTAGAGGACGGGCTCCAAGAACCCATCTTGGACCTCCGGCAGAAAGCGCCAGAGCCCGGCAAGAAAAGCGGGAGAATCACCCTGTATTTGATCCTCTCTCTGGCCTCGGTGTCCATGCTGTCTCTGGTGACTTTTGTCATGTTAGCGGTCAAGTGCGTTAGAAACAGCAGGAGCAGCGGTAGTTGCTGCATGAGACTGGACGATTTGGACGGCTACAATAACCCCAATAGAAACCTGCAGATCCAGCTCAACACTGACGGGCCTATTAAGTACGTAGAGGTCCTGGGAGGGGACATGTTGTCTCAGAGTCAGTCCTTcaggtcctgtctctctcccatgtcagaGTTCAGTGATTTCACCTTCGTTAAGCCCAGCAGCACCACTGACTTTAAGGAGATGATCAACGTTCTAGACGCGTCTTTACCCGACAGCGCCTGGACCTTTGAGAGCCAGCAGGTGAGCAGTGAACTGTAGTTGATTGTGATTGTTATGATATTCGAATGTAGACTGTTTTGTAACGTATAGTAGTTTGTATTTCAACATTTACCAAATCTCAACTTGTTCTTCTGATAGTAGTTTCCTTTATAATGATGGAATATAATGGTAGGTTCATTTTGAGACTCCATATGTCACGTCCTAAAGCCAGTAAATACATAGTTACTAACTGCTGTGCAGCTGAAGTCGGAGTGAAACTTAGAATTCAAGCAGTGTTTTGTCAATTCGAAATAATTTCACCATTGAACAAAACAGCCCAATTGTTCCATCCTTTAGGTGTATCCACGTTAGATAATTTGCTGTATGATTTCGCTATGATTTCGAAATAGCTGAATGATTTCAATCTTGGTTGTAATCCTCAGAGACAGTGTAAAAACTATTGTTACTGTCTGTAGTGCGTGTTGGGCATGATTATGTTTCAGTCTGACTGGTTTATAGAGGCTGAgggtttcagcaccatggacagcgacaTTCCCTTTGAATgaactgtgttgtttttgtggCCGCGATGGCAAAGAGAGGATCATTTATAATTGCTgtaagatatacagtatattgttcaCATTCATTGCAGCTCAATGAATAGTTAATGTATAATAGTAAAACCAAGTGTTTCCTTCCTATGGGCTCCACTAGAATGGCAATGTTTTGGATGATGTCTGTGCGTAATGAGAGAGAATATTTCTGATCATGGTTTACACTTGAACGCATTTATATGATGATCATGGTTGTTTACACTTGAACCTATTCCTTTCTGTTGGCTATGGGCAGCCCTGTCCATAATAGATTTCACAACAATATAGATAGACAGTATATCAAAAATAGTGAGCTGACCataactatctctctctgtgtgtgtgttgcgtcagAGTGCTTATATGCAGCTCCTGGATGCTGCTGTGGCTTTAAGAGGTCTGTTCTGTTGGTCTCTCATTGGGTGTTAAAGATGCACGCTGTGCACCAATAGTGTTCAGAACTGTACAAAGAGATCTACTCCCTCCCCTCAGCCTCAGCACCGTAACCCTTCCAATCCTCCGAGccggagaagagagagggatgtactTACACAGACGGAAGGATAATGTAATCTAAACATCAGTTTCTATATCAAAACTAATGGAAGATGCTAAATGGAATATACATTCTGGAGATATATTTTGATATGAAGCTCTTTGTTCTGGACAGTATTTAAGTGGGAATTGTGTTATAACAGATCAGGGATGACAAAGAGAATGGGATACCGAGACTGGAGATGGTTGGCTCTTTGGTGGCATCATTTATTTCTCTTGTGGAGTACAATAGACGGACAGACTCGCTACACCATCCCGGAGGAACTGAAACAGGGCTCTGTGGTAGGAAATCTAGCCAAAGATCTGGGTTTGGGACTATCTGAGATGTTTGACCGTAAGCTGCGTGTCGCTTCTGAGGCTGGTAAGCAGTACTTCAGTGTGGATGCGGGGAAGGGCGAGCTGGTCGTCAATGAGAGAATAGATAGAGACACTTTATGCGGACAAAGCGCCAGCTGCATTTTACCTCTAAAGGTTGTAATTGAGAACCCGTTACAGTTACATCGAATTGAGGTGGACATACGAGACATAAATGACAATTCCCCTACTTTTCTCACAAAGGAGCAGGCTTTAAAAATCGCAGAATCTACCGTAGCGGGTGTTCGTTTTCCGTTGGAGAGCGCAGTGGACCCTGACGTGGGAAGCAACTCATTTAAATCCTATACCATCAGTAAAGACGACTGTTTTAGTTTAAAAGTAAAAGAGCTTCGTAATGGAAGAAAAGTCCCTGAACTGGTTTTAGAGAAACCACTTGACCGAGAGAAAAAAGCTGTCCATCAGCTACTATTGACAGCACTAGATGGGGGGAGTCCAGTCAGATCCGGGACGTCACAGATAACAATCACAGTGCTTGATGTAAATGATAATATCCCCGTATTCGAAAAATCAGTGTATAAAGCTTCCATCGGCGAAAATAGCGCAAAAGGCGCTTTCATGGTTAAACTTAAGGCAACGGATAAAGATGATGGTCAAAATGGTGAGGTAAAATATACATTTGGTGAGCACACACCCGAGTCTGTACTTTCTACATTTGATATTGATACGGAAACAGGAGAGATGTTTTTGAAAGGTAAATTAGATTACGAAACTGCTGCAAACTTTGAAATTGATATCACTGCTAAAGATAAAGGTATCCCGGAGATGGAAGGACACTGTAGTCTGCAGGTGGAAGTGGTTGACCTGAACGACAATGCTCCCGAAATCGTCCTCACCTCCCAACCGAGTCCGGTGCGAGAAGATGCGCCAAGTGGCACAGTCGTGGCTTTGATCAGCGCCCGTGACCTAGACTCCGGTAATAACGGTAAAGTTACGTTACAACTCCCGCGAGACTATCATTTTAGTTTGAAACCGTCATTTTCTAATAATTATGCACTGGTCACCAGTGGTGTTTTAGACCGAGAGAGCTTCTCAGGGTATAATATTGAGATAACAGCCACAGATTCGGGCTCCCCTCCCCTGACTACCAAGAAAACTATACCTGTCAGTATCATTGATGTCAACGACAACTCCCCTAAATTCACTCAGTCCTCCTATAATGTCTATTTAAAAGAGAATGGACTACCAGGCTCCATGCTCTCCTCAGTATCTGCATCTGACCTGGATTTCGGGGATAATGCCAAgatctcctactgtatcctgGACACCAAAGTGCAGGGCGTGTCTGTCTCCTCCTATGTGTATATGAACTCTGATAACGGCAGCATCTACAGCATGCACTCGTTTGACTATGAGGCACTGAAGGTGTTTCAGATTCTGGTGCAGGCAAAGGACCACGGCTCTCCGTCTCTGAGCAGCAACGCCACTGTCCATGTTTTTATCCTGGACCAGAACGACAATGCCCCCGCTGTTATTTACCCCTCCGCTGCCCTGGGCTCGCTCTCTCACCAGAAGATGCCCCGCTCTTCTAAAGCAGGCCACCTGGTTACTAAGGTAACGGCCGTGGACGCAGACTCGGGTCATAACGCCTGGATCTCGTATAAACTGGCGGAGGCCACAGATGCGTCTCTGTTCAATGTCAATCTTTACACAGGGGAAGTAAGGACTAAACGCGCTGTGTCCGAGCAGGACGACTCCTCTCAGAGGCTGCTTATA contains:
- the LOC121846918 gene encoding protocadherin gamma-C5-like; this encodes MTKRMGYRDWRWLALWWHHLFLLWSTIDGQTRYTIPEELKQGSVVGNLAKDLGLGLSEMFDRKLRVASEAGKQYFSVDAGKGELVVNERIDRDTLCGQSASCILPLKVVIENPLQLHRIEVDIRDINDNSPTFLTKEQALKIAESTVAGVRFPLESAVDPDVGSNSFKSYTISKDDCFSLKVKELRNGRKVPELVLEKPLDREKKAVHQLLLTALDGGSPVRSGTSQITITVLDVNDNIPVFEKSVYKASIGENSAKGAFMVKLKATDKDDGQNGEVKYTFGEHTPESVLSTFDIDTETGEMFLKGKLDYETAANFEIDITAKDKGIPEMEGHCSLQVEVVDLNDNAPEIVLTSQPSPVREDAPSGTVVALISARDLDSGNNGKVTLQLPRDYHFSLKPSFSNNYALVTSGVLDRESFSGYNIEITATDSGSPPLTTKKTIPVSIIDVNDNSPKFTQSSYNVYLKENGLPGSMLSSVSASDLDFGDNAKISYCILDTKVQGVSVSSYVYMNSDNGSIYSMHSFDYEALKVFQILVQAKDHGSPSLSSNATVHVFILDQNDNAPAVIYPSAALGSLSHQKMPRSSKAGHLVTKVTAVDADSGHNAWISYKLAEATDASLFNVNLYTGEVRTKRAVSEQDDSSQRLLIEIKDDGEPVQSSTVTVAILVEDGLQEPILDLRQKAPEPGKKSGRITLYLILSLASVSMLSLVTFVMLAVKCVRNSRSSGSCCMRLDDLDGYNNPNRNLQIQLNTDGPIKYVEVLGGDMLSQSQSFRSCLSPMSEFSDFTFVKPSSTTDFKEMINVLDASLPDSAWTFESQQVSSEL